A window of Ruania suaedae contains these coding sequences:
- the folK gene encoding 2-amino-4-hydroxy-6-hydroxymethyldihydropteridine diphosphokinase, which produces MTGTDAALEQLDEIRLLGIGGVGRHGVFPEERREGQTFLVDVVMGVDTRAAAASDDLARTVDYGAVAQQVVDHIEGEPVDLIETLANRIATALLAHPGVRTVEVTVHKPEAPLGVPFTDVQVMVRRRADAEQESGDAAPAGAPEVAPEPESAPVPAAAAPERSSHTPRAADLDAAPDAPVPVVLALGGNVGDVRATLRSVIAELSDAEGLTVEEVSPLARTSAVLQADAVAQPDYLNAVVLATTTLSPREMLALVQHLETSHGRQRSHRWGERTLDVDIIVYGSLTSTDPELTLPHPRANERAFVLVPWAQADPDAFLPGLGGGPVSSLAETAPDRAGVRWLALDWLEEPAPRQAPVAPAPVAPPVEAPVEAPAAPEPEPEPEPEPEPEPEPEPEPEPEPESAPADDALPWVRSEPAGEAPLAPRWQPLRRDE; this is translated from the coding sequence ATGACAGGCACCGACGCAGCGCTCGAGCAGCTCGACGAGATCCGCCTGCTGGGGATCGGTGGCGTCGGCCGGCACGGGGTCTTCCCCGAGGAGCGCCGGGAGGGGCAGACCTTCCTCGTCGACGTCGTGATGGGGGTCGACACCCGGGCCGCGGCCGCCTCCGACGACCTCGCGCGGACGGTCGACTACGGCGCCGTCGCGCAGCAGGTTGTCGACCACATCGAGGGCGAGCCGGTCGACCTGATCGAGACCCTGGCGAACCGGATCGCGACCGCGCTGCTGGCCCATCCTGGTGTGCGCACCGTCGAGGTGACCGTGCACAAGCCCGAGGCGCCCCTGGGTGTGCCCTTCACCGACGTGCAGGTGATGGTGCGCCGCCGCGCCGACGCCGAGCAGGAATCCGGCGATGCCGCCCCGGCAGGTGCGCCGGAGGTGGCCCCAGAGCCCGAGTCCGCGCCGGTGCCGGCGGCGGCGGCACCGGAGCGCTCCTCTCACACTCCCCGCGCGGCCGACCTGGACGCAGCCCCCGACGCCCCGGTGCCGGTGGTCCTCGCGCTCGGCGGGAACGTCGGAGACGTGCGCGCCACGCTGCGCAGCGTCATCGCCGAGCTGTCCGACGCCGAAGGCCTCACGGTCGAGGAGGTCTCACCCCTCGCCCGCACCTCCGCGGTGCTGCAGGCGGACGCGGTGGCCCAGCCGGACTATCTCAACGCCGTCGTGCTCGCGACCACGACGCTCTCCCCGCGCGAGATGTTGGCGCTCGTCCAGCACCTGGAGACCAGCCACGGGAGGCAGCGTTCGCACCGATGGGGCGAACGCACCCTCGACGTCGACATCATCGTCTACGGCAGTCTCACCTCCACCGACCCCGAGCTCACGCTGCCGCATCCGCGGGCGAACGAGCGGGCGTTCGTGCTGGTGCCGTGGGCACAGGCCGATCCCGACGCCTTCCTGCCGGGTCTGGGCGGCGGGCCCGTGAGCTCGCTCGCCGAGACAGCACCCGACCGCGCCGGGGTGCGGTGGCTGGCCCTGGACTGGCTCGAGGAGCCGGCACCGAGACAGGCCCCGGTGGCCCCGGCGCCGGTGGCGCCCCCGGTCGAGGCGCCCGTCGAGGCGCCGGCCGCACCTGAGCCGGAGCCTGAACCGGAGCCCGAACCCGAACCCGAACCCGAGCCCGAGCCCGAACCCGAGCCCGAACCAGAGTCAGCCCCCGCCGACGACGCACTGCCGTGGGTGCGCAGCGAACCCGCGGGCGAGGCCCCGCTCGCGCCTCGCTGGCAGCCGCTGCGCCGGGACGAGTGA
- a CDS encoding DUF3180 family protein — MIARLRWPTLGAVVVVAGTISVVGLRWWTTRGNLAPDVPLLLTGVLFALAALVLVLGLRVRRAVVRARLDDPVGAARILALGQAAAITAAIHVGYLLAQLALAVPRLSAPEPRELALRSALALVGALALGAAGMITQWCCRTPDDEDEDPTPGFGNAST, encoded by the coding sequence GTGATCGCGAGGCTGCGCTGGCCGACCCTCGGCGCCGTCGTGGTGGTCGCGGGGACGATCAGCGTGGTGGGCCTGCGGTGGTGGACCACGCGCGGCAACCTGGCGCCCGACGTGCCGCTCCTACTGACCGGCGTCCTGTTCGCACTCGCCGCGCTCGTGCTCGTGCTCGGGCTGCGGGTCCGGCGAGCCGTGGTCCGTGCTCGCCTGGACGATCCCGTCGGCGCCGCGCGCATCCTCGCGCTCGGCCAGGCGGCGGCGATCACGGCGGCGATCCACGTCGGGTATCTGCTCGCCCAGCTCGCGCTGGCCGTACCACGCCTGAGTGCGCCCGAGCCGCGTGAGCTGGCCCTCCGCTCGGCGCTGGCCCTGGTCGGTGCCCTCGCACTGGGCGCGGCCGGCATGATCACCCAGTGGTGCTGTCGCACCCCGGACGACGAGGACGAGGACCCCACTCCCGGGTTCGGAAACGCGAGCACGTGA
- a CDS encoding PH domain-containing protein: protein MSAASPFEVEGADWQPVSPKLVPVRQIGVSIGLGIPIAGTVVLAIFTAPAVWAAPAALGILLVWLLWLIPRQVHAIGYAELEDELLIRKGVLFRSLVVVPYGRMQYVDVDAGPIARSMGIAQVQLHTASAQSDASIPGLPEAEASRLRDQLSARGEARLAGL, encoded by the coding sequence ATGAGTGCAGCATCCCCGTTCGAGGTCGAGGGCGCCGACTGGCAGCCCGTCTCTCCCAAGCTCGTCCCGGTGCGGCAGATCGGTGTCTCGATCGGCCTCGGGATCCCGATCGCGGGGACCGTGGTGCTGGCTATCTTCACCGCGCCGGCGGTCTGGGCGGCGCCGGCCGCGCTCGGCATCCTGCTGGTGTGGCTGCTGTGGCTGATCCCGCGGCAGGTGCACGCGATCGGGTACGCCGAACTCGAGGACGAGCTGCTCATCCGCAAGGGCGTCCTCTTCCGGTCCCTGGTCGTCGTGCCCTACGGGCGGATGCAGTACGTCGACGTCGACGCCGGACCCATCGCCCGGTCGATGGGGATCGCGCAGGTGCAGCTGCACACCGCCTCGGCCCAGTCGGATGCCTCCATCCCCGGCCTGCCGGAGGCTGAGGCCTCTCGCCTGCGCGACCAGCTCTCGGCCCGTGGCGAGGCGAGGCTGGCCGGCCTGTGA
- a CDS encoding PH domain-containing protein, with the protein MTSTEHIEWRRLHRITPVLNAWKVAAGLFAVFVWQSADQLGEIDLAVTTLLLIVAGVIVLGALLGLGFSALAWSRTKYGISEDSIFLHSGVLFRQQRHVRLDRLQTIDVTQPLLARFTGFAALKIESAGGAGSNLSLAYLREDEAQRLRNELLARAAGVTLETDDAGEQHAPAAPEMHLYTLSPGRLVGSLALSGGIVGMLLAAVAVIVLAVVSGNLSSFFAMGAPLLGAAAYFWGRFAGEFSFRVATSPDGIRVRQGLLESKARTVPPGRVQAVRLAQPPLWRTKGWWRITVNIAGYGAEETTGSVLYPVATEAEAAHLLSLVHPDLGDERPLEVLRAGLLGTGTDEGFEHTPARARWLDPLTWRRTGVRMTGTAVLMRTGRWWRSLVLVPHERIQSFGITQGPWERRLDLATFAVHSTPGSIVPQVHHQDAAATHELLEQMTRRARHARHSAGPERWMTAAAAPERAPEVFGGILPSRPAAP; encoded by the coding sequence GTGACTTCGACCGAGCACATCGAGTGGCGCCGGCTGCACCGCATCACGCCGGTGCTGAACGCCTGGAAAGTGGCTGCCGGTCTGTTCGCGGTCTTCGTGTGGCAGTCCGCCGACCAGCTGGGAGAGATCGACCTGGCCGTGACGACCCTCCTGCTGATCGTGGCCGGGGTGATCGTGCTGGGCGCGCTGCTCGGTCTCGGGTTCTCGGCGCTGGCGTGGTCGCGCACGAAGTACGGCATCTCCGAGGACAGCATCTTCCTGCACTCCGGGGTCCTGTTCCGCCAGCAGCGCCACGTCCGGCTGGACCGGCTGCAGACGATCGACGTCACCCAGCCGTTGCTCGCCCGGTTCACCGGGTTCGCCGCCCTGAAGATCGAGAGCGCCGGCGGTGCCGGGTCCAACCTGTCACTGGCCTACCTGCGTGAGGACGAAGCGCAGCGGCTGCGCAACGAGCTCCTGGCCCGCGCGGCCGGTGTGACCCTGGAGACCGACGACGCCGGCGAGCAGCACGCTCCGGCCGCGCCCGAGATGCACCTGTACACCCTCTCGCCCGGCCGCCTCGTCGGGTCTCTGGCGCTGTCCGGTGGCATCGTCGGGATGCTGCTGGCGGCGGTGGCGGTGATCGTGCTCGCCGTGGTCTCCGGCAACCTCTCCTCCTTCTTCGCGATGGGCGCGCCGCTGCTGGGCGCCGCCGCCTACTTCTGGGGACGCTTCGCCGGGGAGTTCTCCTTCCGGGTGGCCACCTCGCCGGACGGCATCCGGGTGCGGCAGGGCCTGCTCGAGTCCAAGGCCCGCACCGTTCCCCCCGGCCGCGTGCAGGCCGTGCGTCTCGCGCAGCCGCCGCTGTGGCGCACCAAGGGGTGGTGGCGGATCACCGTCAACATCGCCGGATACGGGGCGGAGGAGACCACCGGCAGCGTCCTCTACCCGGTCGCCACCGAGGCCGAGGCGGCGCACCTGCTCTCGCTCGTCCACCCCGATCTCGGCGACGAGCGCCCGCTGGAGGTGCTGCGTGCCGGCCTGCTCGGCACCGGCACCGACGAAGGCTTTGAGCACACGCCCGCCCGGGCGCGCTGGCTCGACCCGTTGACCTGGCGCCGCACCGGTGTGCGGATGACCGGGACGGCCGTGCTGATGCGCACCGGACGATGGTGGCGCTCGCTCGTGCTGGTGCCGCACGAGCGGATCCAGTCCTTCGGCATCACCCAGGGGCCGTGGGAACGTCGCCTCGATCTCGCCACGTTCGCCGTCCACTCCACTCCCGGCTCCATCGTCCCGCAGGTGCATCACCAGGATGCCGCGGCGACGCACGAGCTGCTCGAGCAGATGACGCGGCGCGCTCGCCATGCCCGCCACAGCGCCGGACCCGAGCGCTGGATGACGGCCGCGGCCGCACCGGAGCGGGCTCCCGAGGTCTTCGGAGGCATTCTCCCCTCCCGCCCGGCGGCTCCGTGA
- the panC gene encoding pantoate--beta-alanine ligase → MTSRPGRLGVGVVGAGRVGAVLASALRSTGHAVVGASGASEDTLERIDVLLPQVPVLDVRDVVERSELVLLTVPDDVLAELVSGLARLGVFQPGQLIVHTAGRHGVDVLAPARAAGAIPLAIHPAMTFTGTSVDLARMDGLPFAVTADAAVLPIAQALVVELGGEPIVLPEQARAAYHAALAHGGNHLVTLTAQAIRVLGAAGVSDGGTLLAPLLTAALDGALRGGEATLTGPVVRGDAGTVREHLHALRELVSEDPALVDVPESYVTLATATVQRALAVRRISERSATRLLDALHPAAAEPLGGPEVVRTIAELRRWRASWDEPVAVVMTMGALHEGHLELVRHARNLAAKVIVTIFVNPLQFGAGEDLEAYPRTLDADVAALEREGVDLVFAPPESQMYPDGAPQVTLTAGRMGEVLEGADRPGHFDGMLTVVSKLLHLTGADVSVFGQKDAQQLALVRRMVADQNLPVRIEAVPIVREPDGLAMSSRNAYLDQQQRLAALVLSRAVRAGAQAAAEGSTVEGVLAAARDVLEERDPDLVRPSYLDLVDEATMSPWTDHHSGPTALLVVAARVGATRLIDNAVVTWPPQEEA, encoded by the coding sequence GTGACCTCCCGCCCGGGCCGGCTGGGCGTCGGCGTCGTCGGCGCCGGACGTGTGGGAGCGGTGCTGGCGAGTGCGCTGCGCAGCACCGGTCACGCGGTCGTGGGGGCCAGCGGTGCGTCCGAGGACACGCTCGAGCGGATCGACGTGCTGCTGCCGCAGGTGCCGGTGCTGGACGTGCGCGACGTCGTCGAGCGCAGCGAGCTGGTGCTGCTCACGGTGCCCGACGACGTCCTCGCCGAGCTGGTCAGCGGACTGGCCCGGCTCGGCGTGTTCCAACCCGGCCAGCTGATCGTCCACACCGCTGGTCGCCACGGGGTGGACGTCCTCGCCCCGGCCCGCGCCGCGGGAGCCATCCCGCTCGCGATCCACCCGGCCATGACCTTCACCGGCACCAGCGTGGACCTGGCGCGGATGGACGGTCTCCCGTTCGCCGTCACGGCCGACGCCGCGGTCCTACCGATCGCACAGGCGCTCGTGGTCGAGCTCGGAGGCGAGCCGATCGTCCTGCCGGAGCAGGCGCGCGCGGCCTACCACGCGGCCCTCGCGCACGGCGGGAACCACCTGGTCACCCTCACCGCCCAGGCCATCCGGGTGCTCGGGGCGGCCGGGGTCAGCGACGGCGGGACGCTGCTCGCCCCGCTGCTCACGGCAGCCCTGGACGGGGCCCTGCGCGGCGGTGAGGCCACGCTGACCGGGCCGGTCGTGCGCGGCGATGCCGGGACCGTGCGCGAGCACCTGCACGCGTTGCGGGAACTGGTGAGTGAGGACCCGGCGCTCGTCGATGTCCCCGAGAGCTACGTCACCCTGGCGACGGCGACGGTGCAGCGGGCGCTGGCGGTGCGACGGATCTCGGAGCGTTCTGCCACCCGACTCCTGGACGCGTTGCATCCGGCCGCCGCGGAGCCTCTGGGCGGACCCGAGGTCGTGCGCACCATCGCCGAGCTACGGCGGTGGCGCGCGTCCTGGGACGAGCCGGTCGCCGTCGTGATGACCATGGGCGCCCTGCACGAGGGCCACCTCGAGCTGGTGCGCCACGCCCGTAACCTCGCCGCCAAGGTGATCGTGACCATCTTCGTCAACCCGCTGCAGTTCGGCGCCGGTGAGGACCTCGAGGCCTACCCGCGCACGCTCGATGCGGACGTGGCCGCGCTGGAGCGGGAGGGGGTCGACCTGGTCTTCGCGCCGCCCGAGTCCCAGATGTACCCCGACGGCGCCCCGCAGGTCACCCTCACCGCCGGCAGGATGGGGGAGGTGCTCGAGGGCGCCGACCGGCCCGGGCACTTCGACGGCATGCTGACGGTGGTGAGCAAGCTCCTGCACCTCACGGGGGCCGATGTGAGCGTGTTCGGGCAGAAGGACGCCCAGCAGCTGGCGCTGGTGCGGCGCATGGTGGCCGACCAGAACCTCCCGGTGCGGATCGAGGCCGTGCCCATCGTGCGCGAGCCCGACGGGCTGGCGATGTCGAGCCGGAACGCCTACCTCGACCAGCAGCAGCGCCTCGCCGCCCTGGTGCTCTCGCGAGCAGTGCGCGCGGGGGCGCAGGCCGCCGCCGAGGGGAGTACCGTGGAGGGCGTGCTCGCCGCCGCCCGGGACGTCCTCGAGGAGCGGGACCCGGACCTGGTCCGGCCGTCCTATCTCGACCTGGTGGACGAGGCGACGATGAGTCCCTGGACCGACCACCACTCCGGCCCGACCGCGCTGTTGGTCGTGGCCGCACGGGTCGGCGCCACGCGTCTGATCGATAACGCGGTGGTCACCTGGCCGCCGCAGGAAGAGGCATGA
- the panD gene encoding aspartate 1-decarboxylase produces MTGMLRPMMVGKIHRATVTQADLNYVGSITVDADLLEAADLPEGHQVDVVDITNGSRLTTYVIAGEPGGGQICINGAAAHLVHPGDLVIIIAYGLMPDDEARTYAPPVVHVDAQNRMRELGHDPGAVGPGSGLATAAVPWHSSTSLR; encoded by the coding sequence ATGACCGGGATGCTGAGGCCGATGATGGTGGGCAAGATCCACCGCGCCACGGTGACGCAGGCCGATCTGAACTATGTGGGGTCGATCACCGTCGACGCCGATCTGCTGGAGGCGGCCGACCTGCCCGAGGGCCACCAGGTCGACGTCGTGGACATCACCAACGGCTCCCGGCTGACGACGTACGTGATCGCCGGGGAGCCCGGTGGCGGTCAGATCTGCATCAACGGCGCTGCCGCGCATCTGGTGCACCCGGGCGACCTGGTCATCATCATCGCCTACGGCCTCATGCCGGACGACGAGGCACGGACCTACGCGCCCCCGGTCGTGCACGTGGACGCGCAGAACCGGATGCGCGAGCTGGGCCACGACCCGGGCGCCGTGGGGCCCGGGAGCGGGCTGGCGACCGCTGCAGTGCCGTGGCACTCGAGCACCTCGTTACGATGA
- the lysS gene encoding lysine--tRNA ligase yields MLDEGGQAYPVSVPVTHTIGAVRAAHEGTLEAGEETQEVVGVAGRVVHQRNTGKLCFATLQDGEGRTLQVMLSQREVGPESLAAFKADIDLGDHLFARGRVIVSRTGELSVFADSWQLAAKAIRPLPALHKESSEENRVRRRHVDLISRPAAREMVRTRAAVMRSLRRSFHERDFLEIETPMLQTMHGGASARPFVTHMNAYDIDLYLRIAPELFLKRAVVGGVERVFEINRNFRNEGADSSHSPEFAMLEAYEAYGDYDTMARLTKDLVITAAQDALGTTVVTLPDGSEYDLGGEWADIQLYPSLSQACGEEISPQTPMAELRRLAESAGIGLDEKTLTAGKLVEELWEHFVGHSLYLPTFVRDFPVDTSPLTRAHRSQEGVVEKWDLYVRGFELATAYSELVDPVVQRERFEEQARLAARGDAEAMQVDEEFLQAMEHGMPPSGGMGMGIDRLLMALTGQGIRETITFPLVKPRA; encoded by the coding sequence ATGCTCGACGAGGGTGGCCAGGCCTACCCCGTCTCGGTGCCGGTGACCCACACGATCGGGGCAGTCCGCGCGGCCCACGAGGGCACGCTCGAGGCGGGCGAGGAGACCCAGGAGGTCGTCGGCGTCGCCGGCCGGGTGGTCCACCAGCGCAACACCGGCAAGCTCTGTTTCGCGACCCTGCAGGACGGCGAGGGCCGCACCCTGCAGGTGATGCTCTCCCAGCGCGAGGTGGGGCCCGAGTCGTTGGCGGCGTTCAAGGCCGACATCGATCTGGGCGACCACCTCTTCGCCCGGGGGCGGGTGATCGTCTCCCGCACCGGTGAGCTCTCGGTCTTCGCCGATTCCTGGCAGCTCGCTGCCAAGGCGATCCGGCCCCTGCCTGCGCTGCACAAGGAGAGCTCGGAGGAGAACCGCGTCCGGCGTCGCCACGTCGACCTGATCTCCCGGCCCGCGGCGCGGGAGATGGTGCGCACCCGTGCCGCAGTGATGCGGTCGCTGCGCCGGTCCTTCCATGAGCGGGACTTTCTCGAGATCGAGACCCCGATGCTGCAGACCATGCACGGCGGAGCCAGCGCGCGCCCGTTCGTCACGCATATGAATGCCTACGACATCGATCTCTATCTGCGGATCGCTCCGGAGCTGTTCCTCAAGCGGGCGGTGGTCGGCGGGGTGGAGCGGGTGTTCGAGATCAACCGCAACTTCCGCAACGAGGGAGCCGATTCTTCGCATTCACCGGAGTTCGCGATGCTCGAGGCGTACGAGGCCTACGGTGATTACGACACCATGGCGCGCCTGACCAAGGATCTGGTGATCACGGCCGCGCAGGACGCGCTGGGAACCACGGTGGTGACTTTGCCGGACGGGTCTGAGTACGATCTCGGCGGCGAATGGGCGGACATTCAGCTCTATCCCTCGCTCTCTCAGGCCTGCGGGGAGGAGATCAGCCCGCAGACCCCGATGGCCGAACTGCGCCGGCTCGCTGAAAGCGCCGGGATCGGCCTGGATGAGAAGACGCTGACCGCCGGAAAACTGGTGGAGGAGCTGTGGGAGCACTTTGTCGGCCATTCCCTCTATCTGCCCACCTTCGTGCGCGACTTCCCCGTCGACACCTCCCCGCTCACGCGTGCCCACCGCTCGCAGGAGGGCGTGGTGGAGAAGTGGGACCTGTACGTGCGCGGTTTCGAGCTCGCGACCGCATACTCCGAGCTCGTCGACCCGGTGGTGCAGCGCGAACGGTTCGAGGAGCAGGCGCGACTGGCAGCCCGCGGGGACGCCGAGGCCATGCAGGTCGATGAGGAGTTCCTCCAGGCGATGGAGCACGGGATGCCGCCCTCGGGCGGTATGGGAATGGGAATCGACCGGCTCCTCATGGCGCTCACGGGACAAGGAATCCGCGAGACCATCACCTTCCCGTTGGTCAAACCGCGCGCATGA
- a CDS encoding histone-like nucleoid-structuring protein Lsr2, which translates to MAQKVRVLLIDDIDGTDAEETVTFALDGVTYEIDLNAKNAAKLRDDLAQWVGQARRAGGRKTSGRKASGSRAGGSDAQKIREWAKSNGYQVSDRGRVSAEIREAYAKAH; encoded by the coding sequence ATGGCGCAGAAGGTTCGCGTTCTTCTCATCGATGACATCGATGGTACGGACGCCGAGGAAACCGTGACGTTCGCCCTTGACGGGGTGACATACGAGATCGATCTGAATGCCAAGAATGCCGCCAAGCTGCGTGATGATCTCGCCCAGTGGGTCGGCCAGGCGCGGCGTGCCGGTGGCCGTAAGACCTCGGGCAGGAAGGCCTCGGGTTCGCGAGCCGGCGGCTCCGACGCCCAGAAGATCCGGGAGTGGGCCAAGTCGAACGGCTACCAGGTCAGCGACCGTGGGCGAGTGTCGGCCGAGATCCGCGAGGCGTACGCCAAGGCGCACTGA
- a CDS encoding lactonase family protein, which produces MGMNFLLGTEGDGPGQGIWRVSVSGSAGWSGAEPELVAQAPAPTFLALHPTAERVYAVGEGAKGSVTSFDMRSDCSLRPTARVSSGGAGPCHLLVHPWGQWLYVANYGDGTACAIRLDEAGDVTDDNVVLAHHGSGPVADRQEGPHAHFCALSEGGGWLLVSDLGTDQLRAYPLEDGRPADTPVLTDLPAGCGPRHLVVGDGLLYLAGELSGEVLTLAWDEELGQARVLHRGDASGRDGGHQLSHLARSGPFLYVGVRGTDTLATLRIAEDGESTERVAEVSTAGWPRHHAVTGHAVVVAGQEADRLAVHPLQDGIPGEATTEIELPRPMCVLPL; this is translated from the coding sequence ATGGGCATGAACTTCCTCCTGGGTACCGAGGGCGATGGTCCGGGACAGGGCATCTGGCGGGTGAGCGTCTCCGGCTCCGCGGGGTGGAGCGGAGCGGAACCCGAGCTCGTGGCCCAGGCACCGGCCCCGACGTTCCTGGCGCTGCACCCCACGGCCGAGCGTGTCTACGCGGTCGGCGAGGGGGCGAAGGGCTCGGTCACCTCCTTCGACATGCGGTCGGACTGTTCGCTGCGGCCGACCGCACGGGTGTCCAGCGGGGGAGCGGGCCCCTGCCACCTGCTCGTGCACCCGTGGGGGCAGTGGCTGTACGTCGCCAACTACGGCGACGGGACAGCGTGCGCGATCCGACTGGATGAGGCGGGCGACGTCACCGACGACAACGTCGTGCTCGCCCACCACGGGTCGGGTCCTGTCGCCGACCGTCAGGAGGGCCCCCACGCACACTTCTGCGCCCTGAGCGAGGGAGGCGGGTGGCTGCTCGTCAGTGACCTGGGCACCGATCAGTTGCGCGCCTATCCGCTCGAGGACGGCCGGCCGGCGGACACACCGGTCCTGACCGACCTCCCGGCCGGATGCGGGCCGCGCCACCTGGTGGTCGGGGACGGGCTCCTCTACCTGGCCGGCGAGCTCAGCGGCGAGGTCCTGACCTTGGCCTGGGACGAGGAGCTCGGGCAGGCCCGGGTTCTCCACCGCGGTGACGCCTCCGGCCGGGACGGCGGCCACCAGCTCTCCCACCTCGCGCGCAGCGGCCCGTTCCTTTACGTCGGCGTGCGCGGCACGGACACCCTGGCGACCTTGCGCATCGCCGAGGACGGCGAGTCGACCGAGCGCGTCGCCGAGGTGAGCACCGCGGGATGGCCGCGCCACCATGCCGTGACCGGCCACGCCGTGGTCGTGGCCGGCCAGGAGGCGGACCGTCTCGCCGTGCATCCACTGCAGGACGGCATCCCCGGCGAGGCGACCACCGAGATCGAGCTGCCCAGACCGATGTGTGTGCTGCCGCTGTGA
- a CDS encoding phosphoglyceromutase, with protein sequence MTYTLVLLRHGESEWNAKNLFTGWVDVPLSEKGTEEARRGGRLLVDAEVLPDVLHTSLLRRAITTANLALDAAERHWIPVKRSWRLNERHYGALQGKDKKQVRDEFGEEQFMTWRRSYDVPPPSIEHGSEYSQDADPRYAGEPIPDTECLKDVLARALPYWESEVVPDLQEGKVVLVAAHGNSLRAIIKHLDGIDDETIAGLNVPTGIPLLYELDENLRPLTPGGRYLDPEAAKDAIAAVANQGR encoded by the coding sequence ATGACGTACACCCTGGTACTGCTCCGCCACGGCGAGAGCGAATGGAACGCCAAGAACCTGTTCACCGGCTGGGTCGACGTGCCCCTCTCCGAGAAGGGCACCGAGGAGGCCCGCCGCGGGGGCCGGCTGCTCGTCGACGCCGAGGTGCTCCCCGACGTGCTCCACACCTCGCTGCTGCGCCGCGCGATCACCACCGCGAACCTCGCCCTCGACGCCGCCGAGCGGCACTGGATCCCCGTCAAGCGGTCCTGGCGCCTGAACGAGCGTCACTACGGTGCGCTACAGGGCAAGGACAAGAAGCAGGTCCGGGACGAGTTCGGCGAGGAGCAGTTCATGACCTGGCGCCGCTCCTACGACGTGCCGCCGCCGTCGATCGAGCACGGCTCCGAGTACTCCCAGGACGCCGACCCCCGCTACGCCGGCGAGCCGATCCCGGACACCGAGTGCCTCAAGGACGTGCTGGCCCGCGCGCTGCCCTACTGGGAGTCCGAGGTGGTCCCGGACCTGCAGGAGGGCAAGGTGGTGCTCGTGGCGGCGCACGGCAACTCGCTGCGGGCCATCATCAAGCACCTCGACGGCATCGACGACGAGACCATCGCGGGCCTGAACGTGCCCACGGGGATCCCGCTGCTGTACGAGCTCGACGAGAACCTCCGCCCGCTCACCCCCGGGGGGCGCTACCTCGACCCCGAGGCGGCCAAGGACGCGATCGCGGCGGTGGCCAACCAGGGCCGCTGA
- the phoU gene encoding phosphate signaling complex protein PhoU: MRAIFEQELEQVGEGLLQMARHVQAGVRDASTALATADLQLAEQVIAADDAIDAIESELDERCVTLLARQQPVATDLRVIVSGLRISASIERMGDLARHIAQVTRMRYPDQAIPEQARETFAGLADAANEAVTNIVALLENHDLELAAAIETDDKALDELHQRTFTTTLAADWAGTVTQTVDVTLLARFYERFGDHAVSVARRISYLVTGDLDGVSSD, from the coding sequence GTGCGAGCGATCTTCGAGCAAGAACTGGAACAGGTCGGTGAGGGGCTGCTGCAGATGGCTCGCCACGTCCAGGCCGGGGTCCGCGACGCCTCCACGGCCCTCGCGACCGCTGACCTGCAGCTGGCTGAGCAGGTCATCGCGGCCGACGATGCGATCGACGCGATCGAGTCCGAGCTCGACGAGCGGTGCGTCACCCTGCTGGCACGCCAGCAGCCGGTCGCCACCGATCTGCGGGTCATCGTCTCCGGACTGCGGATCAGCGCCTCCATCGAGCGGATGGGCGACCTGGCACGTCACATCGCCCAGGTGACGCGGATGCGCTATCCGGACCAGGCGATCCCGGAGCAGGCCCGGGAGACGTTCGCCGGGTTGGCCGATGCCGCCAACGAGGCGGTCACGAACATCGTCGCGTTGCTGGAGAACCACGACCTCGAGCTGGCCGCCGCCATCGAGACCGATGACAAGGCCCTCGACGAGCTGCACCAACGCACCTTCACCACCACCCTGGCCGCCGACTGGGCGGGCACCGTGACCCAGACGGTGGACGTGACGCTGCTGGCCCGCTTCTACGAGCGCTTCGGCGACCACGCCGTCTCCGTCGCGCGCCGGATCTCCTACCTGGTGACCGGAGACCTGGACGGCGTCAGCAGCGACTGA